One Sodalinema gerasimenkoae IPPAS B-353 DNA segment encodes these proteins:
- a CDS encoding retropepsin-like aspartic protease family protein, producing the protein MKRTVLLSIAAIAVFGLPERALSQEFEGCFFIDGHGQLINLDNLCPRPSNGENADSSAPTNVVPGERSRAASLVEVPIQRRVAGIPVVEVMFNGRRSYEMLVDTGASGTVITAQMARELNITSAGTATIDTASERGVQMDIGYVSSMEINGIALRNTPVTIGSEALQLGLLGQDFLRGYDVTIRENSLEFARRN; encoded by the coding sequence ATGAAACGAACTGTTTTGCTCTCAATTGCCGCGATCGCCGTTTTCGGACTGCCAGAACGCGCTCTATCTCAAGAATTTGAAGGCTGCTTTTTCATTGATGGTCATGGTCAGCTGATTAATTTAGATAATCTCTGTCCCCGTCCGTCTAACGGGGAAAATGCAGACAGTTCAGCCCCGACGAATGTTGTTCCTGGGGAGCGATCGCGAGCTGCTAGTCTGGTGGAGGTGCCGATTCAACGCCGGGTGGCGGGGATTCCCGTGGTCGAGGTGATGTTCAATGGCCGTCGCTCCTATGAGATGCTGGTGGACACTGGAGCGAGTGGCACGGTGATTACGGCACAAATGGCCCGGGAGTTAAATATTACCTCAGCCGGAACGGCGACGATTGATACGGCCAGTGAACGTGGGGTGCAAATGGATATTGGCTATGTGTCTTCGATGGAAATCAATGGGATTGCTCTACGCAATACTCCCGTCACCATTGGTTCGGAAGCCTTACAACTGGGGTTGCTCGGACAAGATTTTCTCAGGGGCTATGATGTGACGATTCGGGAGAATAGCCTAGAATTTGCTCGGCGTAATTAA
- a CDS encoding S-methyl-5'-thioadenosine phosphorylase, translating into MTDIAIGIIGGSGLYQMDDLENRQDHQLDTPFGPPSDALISGTLQGVPVVFLARHGRNHHLLPSELPFRANIHAFKQLGVQYLISASAVGSLAEAIKPLDMVVPDQFIDRTQHRTASFFGEGIVAHIGFADPVCPQLASLIAKTASSLPLEGVDVHSGGTYICMEGPAFSTRAESHLYRSWGASVIGMTNLTEAKLAREAEIAYATLALVTDYDCWHPDHDSVTVEMVVNNLRLNAHNAQQVIRETVRRLHDAPFVSEAHSALKFAVLTPWDKVPETTKGKLELLLRPYL; encoded by the coding sequence ATGACGGATATTGCCATTGGCATCATTGGCGGTAGTGGACTCTACCAAATGGACGACCTGGAGAATCGCCAAGACCATCAGCTCGATACCCCCTTTGGTCCCCCCTCCGATGCCCTAATCAGCGGAACCCTGCAAGGGGTTCCTGTTGTCTTTTTAGCCCGACATGGACGCAATCACCATCTGCTGCCATCAGAACTCCCCTTTCGGGCTAACATTCACGCCTTTAAACAGCTTGGGGTGCAATATCTAATCTCCGCCTCAGCGGTGGGATCTCTTGCCGAAGCCATCAAACCCCTGGATATGGTGGTTCCCGATCAGTTTATCGATCGCACCCAACATCGCACCGCCAGCTTCTTCGGTGAGGGAATTGTCGCTCATATTGGCTTTGCTGACCCCGTCTGTCCTCAACTAGCGTCTCTGATTGCCAAAACCGCCAGCAGTCTTCCCTTAGAAGGGGTGGATGTTCACAGCGGCGGCACCTATATCTGTATGGAGGGCCCCGCCTTCTCCACCCGGGCCGAATCCCATCTCTATCGCAGTTGGGGCGCCAGTGTGATTGGCATGACCAACCTCACCGAAGCGAAACTGGCCCGAGAAGCGGAAATCGCCTACGCTACCCTCGCCCTGGTCACCGATTATGACTGTTGGCATCCAGACCATGACAGCGTCACCGTTGAGATGGTAGTCAACAACCTGCGTCTTAATGCTCACAATGCTCAGCAGGTGATTCGCGAAACAGTCCGCCGTCTCCATGATGCCCCCTTTGTCAGTGAGGCACACTCGGCCTTGAAATTTGCCGTGTTAACCCCTTGGGATAAGGTTCCTGAGACGACTAAGGGTAAATTAGAATTGCTGCTGCGACCCTATCTTTAG
- a CDS encoding BON domain-containing protein gives MSWLSRIFGKDEEKKAQEFPPMPIKEAVEKAGGKVAAAATGATSADAAKKGEPIPPERVGLDGKYDESGLAKRVVRAFDNNSDTDDIETVWVAQLGTKVVLKGKVPSQSDLKRLVTIAKGVEGASDVDTSEVEVES, from the coding sequence ATGAGTTGGTTAAGCCGAATTTTTGGTAAAGACGAAGAGAAAAAAGCCCAAGAGTTTCCACCGATGCCCATCAAAGAAGCCGTCGAGAAAGCCGGAGGCAAAGTTGCGGCGGCCGCTACCGGTGCTACCTCCGCTGACGCTGCTAAAAAAGGAGAGCCGATTCCTCCAGAACGGGTTGGCTTAGACGGTAAATACGACGAAAGCGGACTCGCAAAGCGGGTCGTTCGGGCCTTTGACAACAACTCCGATACCGATGACATTGAAACCGTCTGGGTGGCACAACTCGGAACCAAGGTGGTGCTAAAAGGCAAAGTCCCCAGTCAAAGCGATCTCAAGCGGCTGGTTACCATTGCTAAGGGCGTTGAAGGCGCTAGCGATGTAGATACGAGTGAAGTCGAGGTCGAATCCTAG
- the ilvN gene encoding acetolactate synthase small subunit: MKHTLSVLVEDEAGVLTRIAALFARRGFNIESLAVGTGEQGDVSRVTMVVNGNDQVIEQIVKQLYKLINVLKVQDITEIPCVERELMLVKVNATSSTRSEIVELAQIFRSRVVDVADDSLILEVVGDPGKMVAFAQVLQKFGIREIARTGKIALTRESGVNTEFLRLLETKL, translated from the coding sequence ATGAAACACACGCTCTCGGTTTTGGTAGAAGACGAGGCGGGGGTGCTGACTCGCATCGCGGCACTGTTCGCCCGTCGTGGTTTTAATATCGAAAGTTTGGCAGTGGGTACGGGGGAACAGGGTGATGTCTCCCGGGTCACGATGGTGGTCAACGGGAATGACCAGGTCATCGAACAAATTGTCAAGCAACTGTATAAACTGATCAATGTCCTCAAGGTTCAGGATATTACAGAGATTCCCTGTGTGGAACGGGAACTGATGTTGGTCAAGGTCAATGCCACCAGTAGCACCCGCTCGGAAATTGTGGAGTTAGCCCAGATTTTTCGCTCCCGGGTCGTGGATGTGGCCGATGATTCCCTGATTCTTGAGGTGGTGGGAGATCCCGGTAAGATGGTAGCATTTGCCCAGGTCTTACAAAAGTTTGGGATTCGTGAGATTGCCCGAACCGGTAAGATTGCCCTGACCCGCGAGTCGGGTGTCAATACGGAGTTTCTACGTCTGCTAGAAACGAAGTTGTAA
- a CDS encoding carbonic anhydrase, with protein sequence MKKLLKGLRQFKSNYFSTHQELFEQLSHGQKPRVLFITCSDSRIDPNLITNAEVGELFVIRNAGNIIPPFGAANGGEGAAVEYAVQALGVEHIIVCGHSHCGAMKGLLKRSSLEDEMPLVYEWLRHAEATRQLLKENYSHLEGETLLEVAVAENVLTQIENLRTYPVIHSKLYRNKLHLHAWIYHIETGEVLEYDSIRHDFVTPDENAMLEAYPVQCVLSLPEDVEELVPGHRQSSAPAQTEVAAADRDAKMPWLSSEQVARIHGGSNGRR encoded by the coding sequence ATGAAAAAACTGCTTAAGGGTTTACGGCAATTTAAGTCGAATTATTTTAGTACCCACCAAGAACTGTTTGAACAACTCTCCCATGGACAAAAGCCCAGGGTTCTGTTTATCACCTGTTCTGACTCTCGCATTGACCCCAATTTAATCACCAATGCTGAGGTGGGGGAGCTGTTTGTGATTCGCAATGCGGGTAATATCATTCCCCCCTTCGGGGCTGCGAATGGTGGGGAAGGGGCAGCGGTGGAGTATGCAGTGCAAGCGTTAGGGGTCGAACATATCATTGTTTGCGGTCATTCCCATTGTGGGGCAATGAAGGGATTGCTCAAACGCAGCAGCCTGGAGGATGAAATGCCGTTGGTGTATGAGTGGCTGCGTCATGCCGAGGCCACCCGTCAGTTATTGAAAGAAAACTATTCCCACTTGGAGGGAGAAACGTTGCTGGAGGTGGCGGTGGCGGAAAATGTGCTGACGCAAATTGAGAATTTACGAACCTATCCGGTGATTCACTCGAAGCTGTATCGCAATAAGCTTCATTTACATGCCTGGATTTATCATATTGAGACGGGAGAGGTGCTGGAGTACGACAGTATCCGTCATGATTTTGTGACCCCGGATGAGAATGCAATGCTTGAAGCCTATCCGGTTCAATGTGTCCTCTCGTTACCGGAGGATGTGGAGGAGTTGGTACCGGGCCATCGACAATCTTCAGCTCCAGCTCAGACGGAGGTGGCCGCGGCCGATCGCGATGCGAAAATGCCTTGGCTCTCTTCGGAGCAGGTGGCCCGTATCCATGGTGGGTCTAACGGCCGCCGCTAG
- a CDS encoding amidase, which yields MNPTDLAFFSALEQARLIRSGEISPLELTQVYLDRIARHNDRLGAYITVAEERAISTAKQQTDHWHQADRAELPPFFGVPMPIKDLAPVAGLPCLRGLAALRDRIAEYTPAHIQAIEGAGFNLLGKTSTSELGSMPFTEPMGLPTARNPWNLDYTPGGSSGGAAAAVAAGLAPLAHGSDGGGSVRGPAGCCGLVGFKPSRGRISQAPEGEHLMGLATPGPLARTVRDAAALLDVMSGYVVGDPYWLPNPDTSFLEQIEHELPPLTIAVATEIPNWPVHPDCQAAVQQTAKHFEQLGHHLGVGCPDFSGLEEPFQKIFAGAIAATGVPPEALSPINRWLMEQAGTAAELWQAIAQLRFISRQIVGFFSDCDILLLPTYAHPIIKVGQWSSHSPEAAFKAVTEWVMPCPPFNATGQPAISLPAGFDSHGLPMSVQLVGKPGADAQVLQLAAQLEQLKGWTQHRPPEPVS from the coding sequence ATGAACCCCACGGATTTAGCCTTTTTCTCCGCCCTTGAGCAAGCCCGGTTAATTCGCTCTGGGGAGATCTCCCCCCTAGAATTAACCCAGGTGTATCTCGATCGCATTGCCCGCCACAACGATCGCCTCGGGGCTTATATCACCGTCGCCGAAGAACGAGCCATCAGCACTGCCAAACAACAAACCGACCACTGGCATCAGGCTGATCGCGCTGAACTTCCTCCCTTCTTCGGCGTTCCCATGCCTATTAAAGACCTGGCCCCCGTCGCCGGGTTACCCTGTCTACGAGGCTTAGCTGCCCTGCGCGATCGCATTGCCGAGTATACCCCCGCCCATATCCAAGCCATCGAAGGGGCTGGATTCAACCTCCTCGGGAAAACCTCCACCTCGGAATTAGGCTCGATGCCCTTCACTGAACCCATGGGCCTACCCACCGCGCGCAATCCTTGGAATCTCGACTATACCCCCGGCGGCTCCAGTGGTGGGGCCGCCGCAGCAGTAGCCGCTGGACTTGCGCCCCTAGCTCATGGCTCCGATGGGGGCGGCTCTGTACGTGGCCCAGCGGGGTGTTGTGGCCTCGTGGGGTTCAAACCCTCCCGAGGACGCATTTCTCAAGCCCCCGAGGGGGAACATCTAATGGGATTAGCCACGCCAGGCCCCCTGGCGCGAACGGTACGGGATGCGGCGGCCCTTCTGGATGTGATGTCGGGGTATGTGGTGGGCGATCCTTACTGGCTTCCCAATCCAGATACCTCGTTTCTAGAGCAAATCGAGCACGAGTTACCCCCCTTAACCATCGCTGTGGCCACCGAGATTCCCAATTGGCCCGTTCACCCCGACTGTCAAGCCGCCGTCCAACAAACCGCCAAGCACTTCGAACAACTCGGCCATCACCTCGGGGTGGGTTGTCCTGACTTTTCAGGATTAGAAGAGCCATTTCAAAAAATCTTTGCTGGGGCCATCGCCGCCACCGGAGTTCCTCCAGAAGCCCTCAGCCCCATTAACCGTTGGCTCATGGAGCAAGCCGGAACCGCCGCTGAACTTTGGCAGGCGATCGCCCAATTGCGGTTTATCTCCCGGCAAATTGTCGGGTTCTTTAGCGATTGTGACATCTTACTCCTGCCCACCTATGCCCATCCCATCATTAAAGTTGGCCAATGGTCTTCTCACAGCCCCGAGGCCGCCTTCAAAGCCGTTACCGAATGGGTTATGCCCTGTCCTCCCTTCAATGCCACCGGCCAACCAGCGATTTCCTTACCCGCCGGTTTTGACTCCCATGGATTGCCCATGAGTGTACAATTAGTAGGCAAGCCGGGTGCCGATGCTCAGGTGTTACAACTGGCGGCACAACTTGAACAACTCAAAGGTTGGACTCAACATCGTCCGCCCGAACCGGTAAGCTAA
- a CDS encoding cation:proton antiporter: MTLSPSFNFLIDPGGFSPLLATATEAEPDGATVLGGVLLSLIVIYLASKLGGEICARINLPPVLGDLVGGVVVGISVLNLIIFPETGAQASDSMIFRFIEATGELTPETLAASFSAESEVINILSELGVIILLFEIGLESELGELIKYGPQAAIVAVVGVVAPFTMGTAGLIYFFGTPTIPAIFAGAALTATSIGITAKVLAEINKLSSKEGQIIIGAAVLDDILGIVVLAVVASLVKTGEVQVTNILFLSVSAGAFLIGTILVGRLLAPYYVGLVGQLKTRGPLLIVSLIIMFLLAYVAAAIQLEAILGAFAAGLILGETEKRHELEEQVIPIADMLVPVFFVVVGARTDLAVLNPAVPSNREGLIIATFLIVVAIVGKVITGFTIFGQPDTNRLAIGIGMIPRGEVGLVFAGVGAASGVLSESLEAAIIVMVIVTTFVAPPLLRLVLERSDEASPTAEEA, encoded by the coding sequence ATGACCTTATCACCCTCATTTAATTTTCTAATCGACCCCGGCGGCTTCTCGCCTCTTTTAGCCACGGCCACTGAGGCAGAACCTGATGGAGCCACCGTCTTAGGCGGCGTCCTCTTGAGCTTAATTGTGATTTACCTCGCCAGTAAGCTCGGCGGCGAAATTTGTGCTCGTATTAACCTGCCCCCCGTTTTAGGGGATTTGGTTGGTGGGGTTGTCGTTGGTATTTCTGTGCTCAATCTGATCATCTTCCCGGAAACTGGGGCCCAGGCCAGTGACTCGATGATTTTTCGCTTTATTGAAGCGACAGGAGAGTTGACCCCGGAGACCTTAGCCGCCTCGTTCTCAGCCGAGAGTGAGGTCATTAATATTCTCTCAGAACTGGGGGTCATCATTCTCCTGTTTGAGATTGGCCTAGAGTCAGAACTCGGAGAACTGATTAAATATGGTCCCCAAGCGGCCATTGTGGCCGTAGTTGGGGTGGTTGCTCCCTTTACGATGGGAACGGCGGGCCTGATTTACTTCTTTGGCACTCCAACGATTCCGGCGATTTTTGCCGGTGCGGCCTTAACGGCTACCAGTATTGGGATTACGGCCAAAGTGCTCGCAGAAATTAACAAACTCAGTTCTAAGGAAGGGCAAATCATCATCGGGGCAGCGGTTCTCGATGATATCTTGGGTATCGTTGTCCTGGCGGTGGTGGCCAGTTTGGTGAAGACGGGTGAGGTCCAGGTGACCAACATTCTCTTTTTGAGCGTCAGTGCTGGGGCCTTCTTGATTGGTACGATTCTAGTGGGTCGTCTGTTGGCTCCCTATTATGTGGGGCTAGTTGGACAACTGAAAACCCGTGGCCCGTTATTGATTGTCTCGCTGATTATCATGTTCTTGCTGGCCTATGTGGCGGCGGCGATTCAACTTGAGGCGATTCTCGGGGCCTTTGCTGCCGGCTTGATTCTCGGCGAAACGGAAAAACGGCATGAGTTAGAGGAACAGGTCATTCCCATTGCCGATATGTTGGTTCCTGTCTTCTTTGTCGTGGTGGGTGCGCGCACGGATTTGGCAGTACTTAATCCGGCGGTTCCCAGTAACCGGGAGGGGTTGATCATTGCCACCTTCTTAATTGTGGTGGCGATCGTCGGTAAAGTGATCACGGGCTTTACCATCTTTGGTCAACCGGATACGAATCGTTTGGCCATTGGGATTGGCATGATTCCCCGGGGTGAAGTCGGTCTGGTTTTCGCCGGCGTCGGTGCAGCCAGCGGGGTTCTCTCCGAGTCCTTAGAAGCGGCTATTATTGTGATGGTGATCGTCACCACCTTTGTAGCGCCGCCTCTATTACGGCTGGTTCTTGAACGAAGCGATGAGGCGAGTCCCACGGCTGAAGAGGCCTAG
- a CDS encoding SulP family inorganic anion transporter, whose translation MNLNPDVLKREWFSNVKGDILAGAVVGLALIPEAIAFSIIAGVDPKVGLYASFIIAIVTAFLGGRPGSISAATGAMALLMIDLVADYGLDYLLAATLLTGIFQVIFGLVKLGRQMKYVPRSVVTGYINALAVLIFLAQLPQLTNVPPAVYVIAVLSLGIIYILPRFTQAFPSPLVAIAVMTFANIILDLDVPTVGDMGELPTALPVFSLADVPFTLETLQIILPTSLTMAIVGLLASFLTATLVDELTDTPSDKNQEAKGQGVANIITSFFGGMAGCGMIGQSVINVQSGGRGRLSTFAAGVLLLFAILALSDWVQQIPMATLVAVMIMVSIGTFRWASIQAITRIPRSETVVMLTTMLLTIATRNFALGVATGIIMSTVFFSRKIAQLVFVDKVLSEDGNHRIYKVAGQIFFVSIEEFLESFDFSELVDHITIDLTYAHLWDQGAVAAIDKVVLKFRRNGAEVELLGLNEASATLLDKLTVQENPNLVKQQ comes from the coding sequence ATGAACTTAAATCCCGATGTCCTGAAACGAGAATGGTTCTCGAACGTGAAAGGCGATATTTTGGCCGGGGCCGTTGTGGGCCTGGCCCTAATTCCCGAGGCGATCGCCTTCTCGATTATTGCTGGAGTTGACCCCAAAGTAGGACTCTACGCCTCCTTCATCATCGCCATTGTGACGGCCTTCCTCGGCGGACGGCCCGGTTCCATCTCCGCCGCCACCGGGGCCATGGCCTTGCTGATGATCGATTTAGTCGCCGATTATGGCTTAGACTACCTCCTCGCTGCCACCCTACTCACCGGCATCTTCCAAGTCATTTTTGGCCTAGTGAAACTGGGTCGGCAAATGAAATATGTGCCGCGATCGGTAGTCACCGGCTATATTAACGCCCTAGCGGTTTTGATTTTCCTAGCACAACTGCCACAACTGACTAACGTTCCACCGGCAGTGTACGTGATTGCGGTCTTATCTTTGGGCATCATCTATATTCTGCCCCGGTTTACCCAAGCCTTCCCCTCTCCCCTGGTGGCGATCGCCGTCATGACCTTTGCTAATATCATCTTAGACCTTGACGTTCCCACCGTCGGCGACATGGGAGAACTGCCCACCGCCTTACCCGTCTTTAGCCTCGCCGACGTACCGTTCACCCTAGAAACCCTACAAATCATTTTGCCCACGTCCCTGACGATGGCCATTGTGGGGTTGTTGGCCTCCTTCCTCACCGCCACCCTAGTTGATGAACTCACCGATACCCCGAGTGATAAGAACCAGGAAGCCAAAGGACAAGGGGTTGCCAACATCATTACCTCATTTTTTGGGGGCATGGCCGGCTGCGGCATGATCGGTCAATCGGTGATTAACGTGCAATCTGGGGGACGGGGACGACTCTCAACCTTTGCCGCTGGCGTCCTGTTGCTGTTTGCCATTCTCGCCCTAAGTGATTGGGTCCAACAAATCCCCATGGCAACCCTGGTAGCTGTGATGATTATGGTCTCCATTGGTACCTTCCGCTGGGCCTCGATTCAAGCCATTACCCGGATTCCTCGCAGTGAAACCGTCGTCATGCTAACCACCATGTTACTGACGATCGCCACCCGCAACTTTGCTCTGGGTGTTGCCACTGGCATCATCATGAGTACTGTCTTCTTCTCACGCAAAATCGCCCAGTTGGTCTTTGTGGACAAAGTGCTCAGTGAAGATGGTAACCACCGCATTTATAAAGTCGCCGGTCAGATCTTCTTTGTCTCCATTGAAGAATTCCTGGAGTCCTTTGATTTTAGTGAACTCGTTGATCACATCACCATTGACTTGACCTACGCCCATCTTTGGGATCAAGGGGCCGTCGCGGCAATTGACAAAGTGGTTCTCAAATTTCGTCGTAATGGTGCCGAGGTTGAACTTCTAGGGTTAAATGAAGCCAGTGCCACCCTTCTCGATAAATTAACCGTGCAAGAAAACCCAAATTTAGTCAAACAACAATAA
- a CDS encoding DUF3288 family protein, which yields MKDQQHPQAKIDRMAINSLLAAEPDDLNLSELARLRVRYNGFPGARDIQNDLDTLLKRWHLTEEDLFKKTRELHSQARVFNVGTRKADEEDWS from the coding sequence ATGAAAGACCAACAACATCCTCAAGCCAAAATCGATCGCATGGCCATCAACAGTCTTTTGGCCGCCGAACCCGACGACCTCAACCTCTCTGAACTGGCTCGCCTGCGAGTTCGCTATAACGGCTTTCCCGGTGCAAGAGATATCCAAAATGACCTGGATACCTTGCTCAAACGTTGGCATCTCACAGAAGAAGACCTATTTAAGAAAACCCGAGAACTCCATAGCCAGGCCCGTGTTTTTAACGTGGGAACCCGCAAAGCCGACGAAGAGGACTGGAGCTAG
- a CDS encoding RNA-binding S4 domain-containing protein has protein sequence MIKLDQFLKWVGVVSTGGEAKLLIQDGEVQVNGTVETRRGRKLVPGDVVLARGQSYEVAEDGES, from the coding sequence ATGATTAAACTGGACCAATTCCTTAAATGGGTGGGTGTGGTGAGTACTGGCGGTGAGGCTAAGCTGTTGATTCAGGATGGCGAGGTGCAGGTCAATGGTACGGTGGAAACCCGTCGGGGTCGTAAGTTGGTTCCGGGGGACGTGGTGCTGGCTCGAGGCCAATCCTATGAGGTGGCTGAGGATGGGGAGAGTTGA
- the cofH gene encoding 7,8-didemethyl-8-hydroxy-5-deazariboflavin synthase subunit CofH, giving the protein MGKSNLARFEASPGTQALALDAILDRALAGDAMSEAEGVTLLEQTDAGAIAAIREAADELRRQQVGDTVTYIINRNLNFTNICQQHCSFCAFRRDAGQEGAYWLDLEVMLHKAQEAVERGATELCMQGGLNPEAKQEGSSLAYYQNLVRELKQACPQLHFHAFSPQEIQFIAQQDDLSYGAVIAALQEAGVGSMPGTAAEVLDEQVRRILCPEKTDTATWLEIVETAHRLGMPTTSTMLSGHIETRQQQMGHFGKLRSLQQRAGDRNYPARITEFILLPFIGQEAPAPLRQRVGRDQPILEDALLLTAVARLFLGQWIPNHQPSWVKLGLTGATTALSWGCNDIGGTLMEEHITSMAGAQGGTCMEPETLQEAIRSLGRTPQQRDTLYCYQ; this is encoded by the coding sequence ATGGGAAAGTCCAATCTAGCAAGGTTTGAAGCCAGTCCGGGAACCCAAGCCCTGGCCCTTGATGCCATTCTCGATCGCGCCCTAGCTGGGGACGCGATGAGTGAAGCCGAGGGGGTAACTCTCCTAGAACAAACCGATGCTGGTGCGATCGCCGCCATCCGTGAGGCTGCCGATGAGTTACGACGGCAACAGGTGGGGGATACGGTCACCTACATCATTAACCGCAATCTTAACTTCACCAATATCTGTCAGCAACATTGTAGCTTCTGTGCCTTTCGTCGCGATGCGGGGCAGGAGGGGGCCTATTGGCTCGATCTAGAGGTGATGCTACACAAAGCCCAGGAAGCTGTTGAGCGAGGGGCCACGGAACTCTGTATGCAGGGGGGATTGAACCCCGAGGCAAAACAAGAGGGTTCTTCCCTGGCCTATTATCAAAATCTGGTTCGTGAGTTAAAACAGGCCTGTCCTCAATTACATTTTCATGCCTTTTCTCCCCAAGAGATTCAATTCATCGCCCAACAGGATGATCTGAGTTATGGGGCGGTGATTGCGGCGTTGCAAGAGGCAGGAGTGGGATCGATGCCGGGAACAGCAGCAGAAGTGTTAGATGAGCAGGTTCGCCGCATCCTCTGTCCTGAGAAAACCGATACCGCCACCTGGTTGGAGATTGTCGAAACTGCCCACCGTCTGGGGATGCCCACCACCAGCACGATGCTCTCGGGCCATATTGAAACTCGTCAGCAACAGATGGGACATTTTGGCAAGTTGCGATCGCTGCAACAACGGGCGGGCGATCGCAATTATCCGGCCCGAATCACGGAATTTATTTTACTGCCCTTTATCGGTCAAGAGGCTCCAGCCCCCTTACGGCAGCGAGTGGGACGAGATCAGCCGATTTTAGAGGATGCCCTCTTACTGACGGCTGTAGCCCGTTTATTTCTAGGACAATGGATTCCCAACCATCAACCGAGTTGGGTCAAACTCGGCTTAACAGGCGCCACCACGGCCCTCTCCTGGGGCTGCAACGATATTGGTGGCACACTCATGGAGGAACATATTACCTCCATGGCTGGTGCTCAAGGGGGGACTTGTATGGAACCCGAAACCCTGCAAGAGGCTATTCGTTCCCTGGGCCGAACTCCGCAACAACGGGATACGCTTTATTGTTATCAATAA
- a CDS encoding lysylphosphatidylglycerol synthase transmembrane domain-containing protein, translating into MKSLLRRLKPYLRWFILGATLFFLLQTLYQHWSEVSQIRLRPQGGGWLVASLGLTLLAHTWSGWVWGWILREFNQPVSQSWATRVFLKTNIAKYLPGNIWHFYGRIREGQKAELSGVAVTASVLLEPLLMAAATLPVVLFAVGESRGWLGGLALVAVCVGIHPRFLNPILEWVAQLKLKGKSLPNGDSTSDESPPSKEFRIRRYPLRPLMGEFLFVGLRTSGFLLVWLAIAPISLLDLPLLFGGFSFAWLLGLVVPGAPGGVGVLEATAVSVLGTRFPMGTVLAAVTVYRLMSVIAEAAGAAIALLWENRSGRS; encoded by the coding sequence GTGAAATCACTCCTACGCCGCCTCAAACCCTATCTACGTTGGTTTATCTTAGGAGCGACCCTCTTTTTCCTGCTGCAAACCCTCTACCAGCATTGGAGTGAGGTGAGCCAGATTCGCCTGCGTCCCCAAGGGGGGGGTTGGCTCGTCGCCTCCCTCGGCCTCACCTTACTGGCTCATACCTGGTCAGGATGGGTCTGGGGTTGGATTTTGCGGGAGTTTAACCAGCCGGTGTCTCAATCCTGGGCCACTCGCGTTTTTCTGAAAACTAACATTGCCAAATATCTCCCTGGCAATATCTGGCATTTCTACGGACGGATTCGGGAAGGGCAAAAGGCAGAGTTATCGGGGGTGGCGGTGACGGCGAGTGTTCTACTCGAACCCCTGCTGATGGCGGCCGCAACTCTGCCGGTGGTGTTGTTTGCGGTGGGGGAGTCTCGGGGTTGGCTGGGAGGTTTGGCGTTAGTGGCAGTCTGTGTGGGCATTCATCCCCGTTTCTTGAACCCTATCCTGGAATGGGTAGCTCAGTTGAAACTCAAGGGGAAATCTCTCCCGAACGGGGATTCGACCTCTGATGAGTCTCCCCCGTCTAAAGAATTTCGCATTCGCCGTTATCCCCTCCGTCCTCTGATGGGGGAGTTTTTGTTTGTGGGATTGCGAACCAGTGGCTTTCTCTTGGTTTGGTTGGCGATCGCCCCCATCTCTTTATTAGATCTGCCTCTCCTATTTGGCGGGTTTAGCTTTGCTTGGTTACTGGGGTTAGTGGTTCCGGGGGCCCCTGGGGGGGTTGGGGTTCTCGAAGCTACCGCTGTCTCTGTCTTAGGAACCCGTTTTCCTATGGGGACGGTGTTGGCGGCTGTCACCGTTTATCGTCTCATGAGTGTCATTGCCGAAGCTGCCGGGGCTGCGATCGCACTCCTATGGGAAAATCGCTCTGGGAGATCCTGA